One segment of candidate division KSB1 bacterium DNA contains the following:
- a CDS encoding DUF4175 domain-containing protein: MMDNLQEKYSTLLKRIAAVRNKEKLVSLLSGLINFISVGLGAILLVVLLEYMFGFKSGGRIALDLILISTLTVAAAFWIGIPGWSILFRKNHPSDTAIAHKIGDHFPAIGDKLVNTIQVFPLRFNNVHGYSTDLMDQALLEIDEQVREINFEKSVSTRPVKKAGKLVGFVGMAYLLVVMFFAQNFYQAGYRLLHPNMEFTKAPDFQISVAPGNVQKLKNESIEITARVSGRMPEKINLNLKEVNTDAEFSHTVYPDKENLFKYKIEHLQDSTEYYFSVENVTTPKYLISVIELPLVRYLQVKVTPPNYSRISPKFLEENVGDINCLKGSLVEINLHSNKNLATAKLIFNNQKETELEVTANRARGTFKAVGDGSYHIELADVTNFQSKDPIEYRIAIIPDIYPTISITAPGRDVDITEEMLLPLTIEAEDDFGFSDLRLGYQVIKPQVPFADTTVKYLPLPIEGLQREKILLEYNWDLTALDLFAGDVVRYFAEVFDNDDVSGPKRTKSLVYSARFPTLEEIFAEVSREQEETYDSFESLYEQSKDLKENVERLVEEIKQNPEMKWEEKQQVEDILNKQKQLEQSLEDVKQQLDQMIDRMERNDLLSLETLQKYQELQQLLNEILTDELKELIKKLNQAAQNLDQELVRQAMEQLNFTQEEFLKNIEKTLNILKRLQIEQKLDELVKKAEQLLQQQIALNEQMNQSASREQQNELAKQQENLKNSASDLLSETSQLKNNMGEFLDMPSDKLEAALQQMAKQGLLNNMDQAKSKLQSGNMQGARQSGQMAQNSLSELFDLLSAAKRDLVESQKQQVMAALKNLSYKLLQLSKEQEKLVDRSRRLDRNSPQINEVADKQQDLANALARVIEEMAALSQKTFFVSPQMGRAVGQSLQKMGEALSQLEARNSAQAARSQQQSMISLNEAIKETMNAMNSLASASSASGLEELMQQLNQMAAQQQGINQQTLELGMGPQMSLEQQAAMARLAAQQEALRKSMEQLAREYGERSDVLGRLDQIGKEMAEVVEDLQQRKVSQRTINRQQRILQRLLDAQKSVRKEDYSRKRKAETAKKYLPINPGDLPPDLGERSIQIQRDLLKALKEGYTRDYQELIRKYFEALMKEAAGSSEQK, from the coding sequence ATGATGGATAATTTACAAGAAAAATATTCCACCCTATTAAAACGAATCGCCGCTGTGCGCAACAAGGAGAAGCTCGTTTCGCTACTCAGCGGATTGATCAATTTTATCAGCGTGGGACTGGGCGCTATTTTGTTGGTTGTGTTATTGGAGTACATGTTCGGTTTTAAAAGCGGCGGGAGAATCGCCCTTGATCTCATCTTGATTTCGACCCTAACGGTGGCGGCGGCTTTTTGGATCGGTATCCCTGGCTGGTCGATTTTATTCAGAAAAAATCATCCCTCGGATACGGCGATTGCGCATAAGATCGGGGATCATTTCCCCGCCATCGGGGATAAATTGGTGAATACCATCCAGGTTTTTCCGCTGCGGTTCAATAATGTGCATGGCTATTCTACGGATTTGATGGATCAGGCGTTGCTGGAGATCGATGAACAGGTCAGGGAGATCAATTTTGAGAAATCGGTTTCGACCAGGCCTGTGAAAAAGGCGGGCAAGCTGGTTGGATTTGTGGGAATGGCGTACCTTTTGGTCGTTATGTTCTTCGCTCAAAATTTTTACCAGGCAGGTTATCGGCTGCTGCATCCCAATATGGAATTCACCAAAGCGCCAGATTTTCAAATTTCGGTTGCGCCTGGTAACGTTCAGAAATTGAAAAATGAATCCATTGAGATTACGGCGAGGGTTTCGGGCAGGATGCCTGAGAAGATCAATCTCAATCTGAAAGAGGTCAACACGGACGCCGAATTCTCCCATACGGTCTATCCTGATAAGGAGAATTTGTTCAAATACAAGATCGAGCATTTGCAGGATTCGACCGAGTATTATTTTTCGGTGGAAAATGTGACTACGCCCAAATACCTGATTTCGGTGATAGAGCTGCCGCTGGTGCGCTATCTGCAGGTCAAAGTGACGCCGCCGAATTATTCCCGCATCAGTCCCAAATTTCTGGAAGAAAATGTTGGGGACATCAACTGCCTGAAAGGCTCGTTGGTGGAGATCAATTTACATTCCAATAAAAATCTGGCAACGGCGAAATTGATTTTTAATAATCAAAAAGAGACGGAGCTTGAGGTCACCGCTAATCGAGCCAGGGGGACGTTCAAAGCCGTTGGGGATGGCAGCTATCATATCGAATTGGCCGATGTGACTAATTTCCAGAGCAAAGATCCCATCGAATATCGGATAGCGATTATCCCCGATATTTATCCGACGATTTCGATCACCGCTCCTGGCAGGGATGTCGATATCACCGAGGAGATGCTATTGCCACTGACCATCGAGGCGGAAGATGATTTCGGCTTTTCTGATTTGCGATTGGGCTATCAGGTGATCAAGCCCCAGGTGCCGTTTGCCGACACCACGGTGAAGTATCTCCCTTTGCCCATCGAAGGGTTACAGCGAGAGAAAATTTTACTTGAATATAATTGGGATTTGACCGCGCTCGATCTGTTTGCAGGCGATGTGGTCAGGTACTTTGCTGAGGTTTTTGATAATGATGATGTTTCTGGGCCGAAGCGCACCAAAAGCCTGGTCTATTCGGCGCGCTTCCCTACGCTGGAAGAAATTTTTGCTGAGGTGAGCAGAGAACAGGAGGAGACCTACGATAGTTTTGAAAGTTTATATGAGCAAAGCAAGGATCTGAAAGAAAATGTCGAAAGGCTGGTTGAGGAGATCAAGCAGAATCCAGAAATGAAGTGGGAAGAAAAACAACAGGTCGAAGATATTCTCAATAAGCAAAAGCAACTGGAGCAATCATTGGAGGATGTTAAGCAGCAACTGGATCAGATGATAGACCGAATGGAGCGGAATGATCTGCTGAGCCTGGAAACCTTACAAAAATATCAGGAATTGCAGCAGTTGTTGAACGAAATTTTGACCGATGAGTTGAAAGAGTTGATAAAAAAATTGAACCAGGCGGCGCAGAACCTGGATCAGGAATTGGTGCGCCAGGCCATGGAGCAGCTAAATTTCACGCAGGAGGAATTTCTCAAGAATATCGAAAAGACGTTAAATATTTTGAAGCGCTTGCAGATTGAGCAAAAATTGGATGAGCTGGTGAAAAAGGCGGAGCAATTGCTGCAACAGCAGATCGCACTGAACGAGCAGATGAATCAGTCAGCTTCCCGAGAGCAACAAAATGAGCTGGCAAAGCAACAGGAGAATTTGAAAAATAGCGCCTCAGATCTGCTGTCCGAGACGAGTCAGTTGAAGAATAACATGGGCGAGTTTCTCGATATGCCATCGGATAAATTGGAAGCGGCATTGCAGCAGATGGCAAAACAGGGCTTGCTCAATAACATGGATCAAGCGAAATCGAAACTGCAATCGGGAAATATGCAGGGCGCTCGGCAGAGCGGACAAATGGCGCAAAATTCTTTGTCTGAACTGTTCGATCTGCTCAGTGCCGCCAAACGAGATTTGGTCGAATCGCAAAAGCAGCAGGTCATGGCTGCGCTGAAAAATTTGTCTTACAAACTGTTGCAATTGTCCAAAGAGCAGGAAAAACTGGTGGATCGAAGCCGCAGATTGGATCGCAACAGTCCGCAGATCAACGAGGTGGCGGATAAGCAACAGGATTTGGCCAATGCGCTGGCTCGGGTAATAGAGGAGATGGCAGCGCTGTCGCAAAAGACGTTTTTTGTCTCGCCGCAGATGGGACGAGCCGTTGGACAATCGCTGCAAAAGATGGGCGAGGCGCTGTCGCAACTGGAAGCCAGAAATTCGGCCCAGGCGGCACGCTCCCAACAGCAATCGATGATCAGCCTCAACGAAGCGATCAAAGAGACCATGAACGCCATGAACAGCCTTGCCAGCGCATCCTCGGCTTCTGGATTGGAAGAATTGATGCAGCAATTAAATCAGATGGCGGCTCAACAGCAGGGCATCAATCAGCAGACGCTGGAATTGGGCATGGGGCCACAGATGTCGCTTGAACAACAGGCAGCCATGGCTCGATTGGCTGCCCAGCAGGAGGCGCTGAGAAAATCCATGGAGCAATTGGCCCGTGAATATGGCGAGCGATCGGATGTATTGGGTCGATTGGATCAGATCGGCAAAGAGATGGCGGAAGTGGTGGAAGATCTGCAGCAACGAAAAGTGAGCCAGCGAACCATCAATCGCCAACAGCGCATCCTGCAACGGCTATTGGATGCCCAGAAATCAGTGAGAAAAGAGGATTACAGCCGCAAGCGCAAGGCAGAGACGGCAAAAAAATATCTTCCCATCAATCCAGGCGATCTGCCTCCCGATCTGGGAGAACGATCCATTCAAATCCAGCGTGATCTTCTGAAGGCACTGAAAGAAGGCTATACCAGAGATTATCAGGAGTTAATTCGGAAATATTTTGAGGCGTTGATGAAAGAGGCGGCTGGAAGTTCAGAACAGAAATAA
- a CDS encoding tetratricopeptide repeat protein codes for MIKKIFILIFLVSTAYAQQQRTQQQIQTERLLSLARSYEQLGQFARALEIYQRLWRDEPQNVVYYRGVKQNLTNLKQFDQALAAVQQMLVTNPSPLIEADLGDAYYKLGQVEQALSAWNAMIQKNPKNPSIYQIVAAAMISNRLYDEAIKVYEKGRSTMKDHHLFILELANLHQARMDYEKAIALYLDYLGLYPEQYSFVEQSITNLADEPELIPQIERLLMQKIKENSSNIALRNLLASFYMRSSNYQAAMEEFSLIDEYLVTRPERDKQKIGNQLFTFAQGAFNDGKYQFAAQAYQMLLTRYPDSPYAANAKYGLANAYEKLGDFTSAVLIYQEIINTLKNSPLAKQSLYRIGVIKLDHFSVPEEAEGYFQNVLKNPGQPELNFEAMFRIGDCYIMRGLLDQAKNWYNQMAARYRGNDDVEKRALLEIGKIDYWNGNFDAALKSFSQIKSEPVNITDDKAGFYVNDAIDFVLFIEENKGSPEWLKKFATASLLIEQKQYEKALKIFYEIAQNSNAETLLDDAWLRIGQLEYQLGRYQQALSAFQTLIQKQPQSVHCDLAQKMIGEIYEVGLKEYSKAQQAYEVVLASYPNSVFLEEVRKRIRGLERGNKVIR; via the coding sequence ATGATAAAAAAAATATTCATTCTGATATTTTTAGTGTCGACCGCTTATGCCCAGCAACAAAGGACGCAACAACAGATTCAAACGGAACGGCTATTGAGCCTAGCTCGGAGCTATGAACAATTGGGGCAGTTTGCTCGGGCGCTGGAAATATATCAGCGCCTGTGGCGGGATGAGCCGCAGAATGTGGTTTATTATCGGGGCGTGAAACAAAATCTGACCAATTTGAAGCAATTCGATCAGGCGTTGGCGGCAGTGCAGCAGATGCTGGTGACGAATCCCTCGCCGCTGATTGAGGCGGATTTGGGAGACGCGTATTACAAATTGGGTCAGGTGGAACAGGCGTTGTCAGCTTGGAATGCGATGATTCAAAAGAATCCCAAAAATCCATCGATTTATCAGATTGTGGCGGCAGCTATGATCTCCAATCGATTATATGATGAGGCGATCAAGGTCTATGAAAAAGGTCGCTCGACGATGAAAGATCATCATCTTTTTATCCTTGAGCTGGCTAATTTACATCAAGCAAGAATGGATTACGAGAAAGCAATTGCATTATATCTGGACTATTTGGGGCTTTATCCTGAACAGTATTCTTTTGTTGAGCAAAGCATCACCAATTTGGCCGACGAACCAGAGCTGATCCCTCAGATCGAACGACTCTTGATGCAAAAGATTAAGGAAAACAGCAGCAATATCGCTTTGCGAAATTTATTGGCCTCATTTTACATGCGCAGCTCAAATTATCAAGCTGCGATGGAGGAATTTTCACTCATCGATGAGTATCTTGTTACTCGCCCCGAACGAGACAAGCAGAAAATTGGCAATCAGCTATTTACTTTTGCCCAGGGCGCTTTTAATGATGGCAAATATCAATTTGCGGCCCAGGCTTATCAGATGTTGCTGACCCGGTACCCAGATTCTCCTTATGCAGCGAACGCCAAATATGGTCTTGCGAATGCCTATGAGAAATTAGGTGATTTTACCAGCGCGGTGCTCATTTATCAGGAGATTATCAATACGTTGAAAAACTCGCCCCTCGCCAAGCAGAGCTTATATCGCATCGGCGTCATCAAGCTGGATCATTTTTCAGTTCCAGAAGAAGCTGAAGGTTATTTTCAAAATGTGCTGAAAAATCCTGGACAACCAGAGCTCAATTTTGAGGCCATGTTTCGGATCGGCGATTGTTACATTATGCGGGGCTTACTAGATCAGGCCAAAAATTGGTACAACCAGATGGCCGCGAGATATAGGGGGAATGATGATGTGGAAAAAAGGGCGCTGCTTGAAATAGGTAAGATCGATTATTGGAACGGGAATTTCGATGCAGCATTAAAAAGCTTCTCACAGATCAAATCTGAACCAGTGAATATCACCGATGACAAGGCTGGTTTTTATGTTAACGATGCCATCGACTTTGTGCTGTTCATTGAAGAGAACAAGGGATCTCCTGAATGGCTGAAAAAATTTGCAACGGCCAGTCTATTGATCGAGCAAAAGCAGTATGAAAAGGCTTTAAAAATATTTTATGAAATTGCTCAAAACAGCAATGCTGAAACTTTGCTGGATGATGCCTGGCTCAGAATCGGTCAACTGGAATATCAGTTGGGCCGTTACCAGCAAGCATTATCCGCCTTTCAGACCCTGATTCAAAAACAGCCTCAAAGCGTGCATTGCGATCTGGCCCAGAAGATGATCGGTGAGATTTATGAGGTTGGATTGAAAGAATATTCCAAGGCGCAGCAGGCGTATGAGGTGGTATTGGCCAGTTATCCGAATAGTGTGTTCCTCGAAGAGGTGCGAAAGCGGATTCGGGGCCTCGAAAGAGGCAATAAGGTAATTCGGTAA